The proteins below come from a single Candidatus Gorgyraea atricola genomic window:
- a CDS encoding glycosyltransferase — protein sequence MKIFFVHSRLSLGGAEKMAYEVIKGLDRSRFQLKVCCLYSPGTIGKKLLSEGIDMVHSLMQDKYDLAGIYRLFFLLKKERPDVLHLESSPLVLFWGYLCARLLKIPHTVTVIHTMRKPEKWERFKSGIINRLLLRRLDRIGVVSRLKMESLITDYGIDPCRLYLIHNAVDIDRFSKNFNTDELKKEIGLSDKNKVVGMIGRLVVEKAYDVFLRSAQRIAALMPDTRFLIIGNGGERNRLEDIAGDLGLKEHVLFLGERQDIPELISLFDVAVLSSRIESFPVSLLEYMASAKGIVATGVGDNSRIIKNNESGIIVPSEDPEAISERVLELLRDSDKARRFGMNAKKRVEEKFSLKTMIKNMEDFFQKQDSMTVDKHIVIVGPDLKAKGGVSSFAKNYLCSKFPKGLKAVYHPTTVDGNVVLKTWFFIKSLVRFFIRLLTDKNIAIVHILSGSKGSFCRKAIMLLVSRLFARPVVFHIHGAGFDVFYRKSNTAGKVFIKKILDLSDSIIVLSQTWHSEVSRMTKNKNIKIIPNPIDATPFSYINGNRDFLSMNILTAGRLEERKGTYDILDIVPVVTREIPEARFYLAGDGDVEKIKKICIERGIDKNIVLLGWLSRERLLEEFERAALFLLPSYHEGQPIAILEAMASGLPVISTKVGGIPEVVEDGVNGFLVEAGEKQDLARKIIRLLKDTELSKTMSRNNIEKIDSVFRLDRVVNGFFEEYKNLLTLSQPRRLPFGNLRGCGGKDIRLSVKKWIWRKLREGRPFKNMFARIMEIDKFSRKDIKKLQMESLKDVIRYSYSNVPYYKRLFDEAGININGKFREGDLEKIPFLTRDKILRNPDDFISRRSKKIFLRKSATSGTTGTPIVLYRDLYSVNFENAILWKQRNWAGIRPGDKKVILRGDIIMPVSSKRPPFWKCDFLGKELMLSAFHISRDTVPYYVNVLRDFKPVYIEAYSSSLYILAKFIKESGLKGVSFKSAILSSETLHDYKKKLIEEVFNCKVYDFYGNAERVAAIATCPEGNLHVLPEYGLVEFIDCKDREGYKEIIGTSFINMSMPLIRYRTGDVVIPSEKECKCGRKSQMIDKIIGRLSEFVITPEGRYVGMMDCLYKGLKNFIEAQLIQEDRKNIRVKVVPDVDFSATDEANIIERVRVRVGCGMNISVEKVDSIRRTGNDKFRSVVSKLKDKGI from the coding sequence GTGAAGATATTTTTTGTCCACTCAAGATTGTCTCTTGGCGGCGCTGAAAAAATGGCCTACGAGGTAATAAAAGGACTTGATAGGTCAAGGTTTCAGCTAAAGGTGTGCTGTCTCTATAGTCCAGGAACCATAGGCAAGAAACTTTTATCAGAAGGCATTGATATGGTGCATAGTCTTATGCAGGACAAATATGACCTCGCAGGGATCTACAGGTTGTTTTTTCTGCTTAAAAAAGAACGTCCAGATGTATTGCATCTGGAGAGTTCGCCGCTGGTCTTATTCTGGGGATATTTATGCGCAAGGCTTCTGAAGATACCTCATACGGTTACAGTCATACATACCATGAGGAAGCCGGAGAAATGGGAACGCTTTAAATCAGGCATCATAAATAGATTATTATTAAGGAGGCTGGATAGGATAGGCGTGGTATCCAGACTGAAGATGGAATCTCTGATAACAGATTATGGTATAGATCCATGCAGGCTTTATCTTATTCATAATGCAGTAGACATAGACAGGTTTTCAAAGAATTTCAATACAGATGAGTTAAAAAAGGAGATAGGCCTTTCTGATAAGAATAAAGTCGTGGGTATGATCGGTAGATTAGTAGTGGAAAAGGCCTACGATGTGTTTTTAAGATCAGCCCAGAGGATAGCAGCTTTAATGCCGGATACCAGGTTTCTTATTATAGGTAATGGAGGAGAGAGAAATAGGCTTGAAGACATTGCAGGGGACTTAGGACTTAAGGAACACGTATTATTTTTGGGCGAGAGACAGGATATACCAGAACTTATTTCTCTTTTTGACGTGGCAGTGCTTTCCTCAAGGATAGAATCTTTTCCAGTATCGCTTTTAGAATACATGGCAAGCGCAAAGGGCATAGTCGCCACAGGCGTAGGCGATAATTCCAGGATCATAAAGAACAATGAATCAGGCATTATCGTCCCTTCCGAAGACCCTGAGGCCATTAGTGAAAGAGTTTTAGAGCTACTTAGAGACAGCGATAAGGCCAGGCGATTCGGCATGAATGCAAAAAAGAGAGTGGAAGAAAAGTTTTCTTTGAAGACCATGATTAAAAACATGGAGGATTTTTTCCAAAAGCAAGATTCAATGACAGTTGACAAACACATAGTTATAGTAGGCCCTGACCTAAAGGCAAAAGGGGGTGTTTCCAGTTTTGCAAAGAATTACCTCTGCTCAAAGTTTCCAAAAGGGCTAAAGGCAGTCTATCATCCTACAACAGTTGATGGCAATGTGGTTTTAAAGACATGGTTTTTTATAAAGAGTCTGGTTCGGTTTTTTATAAGATTATTGACTGATAAAAACATAGCCATTGTCCATATCCTGAGCGGTTCAAAGGGCAGTTTCTGCAGAAAGGCGATAATGCTCCTCGTGTCCAGGCTTTTTGCAAGGCCGGTGGTATTTCATATACATGGCGCAGGCTTTGACGTCTTTTATAGAAAATCGAATACAGCGGGAAAAGTTTTCATAAAAAAGATACTGGATCTCTCTGACAGCATAATAGTTTTATCTCAGACATGGCACTCTGAAGTCTCGCGCATGACAAAGAATAAAAATATAAAGATAATACCCAATCCTATTGATGCAACGCCTTTCAGTTATATCAATGGTAACAGGGATTTTCTCAGTATGAATATATTGACTGCAGGACGGCTGGAAGAACGCAAAGGCACATATGACATTTTAGATATTGTGCCAGTCGTCACCAGGGAAATCCCAGAGGCCAGATTTTATCTCGCAGGCGATGGCGATGTAGAAAAGATAAAAAAGATCTGCATAGAGAGGGGTATTGATAAAAACATAGTCTTATTGGGATGGCTCAGCAGGGAAAGACTGCTGGAAGAGTTTGAAAGGGCTGCATTGTTTTTGCTGCCTTCATATCACGAAGGACAGCCTATTGCAATACTGGAGGCAATGGCCTCAGGATTGCCTGTGATCTCTACAAAGGTCGGAGGTATCCCAGAGGTCGTGGAAGATGGCGTGAACGGTTTTCTGGTAGAGGCCGGCGAAAAACAAGACCTGGCCAGAAAAATCATAAGGCTCTTAAAGGATACTGAGTTAAGCAAGACCATGTCGAGAAATAATATTGAGAAAATAGATTCTGTGTTCAGGCTGGACCGCGTGGTGAATGGTTTTTTTGAAGAATATAAAAACCTGCTTACCCTTTCGCAACCCCGGAGGTTGCCGTTCGGCAACCTCCGGGGTTGCGGAGGTAAAGATATAAGACTGTCTGTAAAAAAATGGATATGGAGAAAATTGCGCGAGGGCAGGCCCTTTAAAAATATGTTTGCGCGTATCATGGAGATAGATAAATTTTCCAGAAAAGATATAAAAAAATTACAGATGGAAAGCCTGAAGGATGTTATCCGCTACTCATATTCGAACGTCCCTTATTATAAAAGGCTCTTTGACGAGGCAGGCATCAACATAAATGGCAAATTTAGAGAAGGAGATCTGGAAAAGATACCATTTCTTACGAGGGATAAGATCCTGCGTAATCCTGATGATTTTATATCAAGGCGCTCTAAAAAGATATTCTTGAGAAAGTCAGCCACGAGCGGCACCACTGGCACGCCCATAGTGCTTTACAGAGACCTCTATTCTGTAAATTTTGAGAACGCGATATTGTGGAAACAGAGGAACTGGGCAGGTATCAGGCCGGGAGATAAAAAGGTGATATTAAGAGGCGATATCATCATGCCAGTGTCAAGTAAAAGGCCGCCTTTCTGGAAATGCGATTTCCTTGGTAAGGAGCTGATGCTTTCAGCCTTTCACATATCCCGTGATACCGTGCCTTATTATGTAAATGTACTGAGGGATTTTAAGCCGGTATATATAGAGGCATACTCATCCTCGCTTTACATACTGGCAAAGTTTATAAAGGAAAGCGGGCTTAAAGGTGTGTCCTTTAAATCAGCTATTCTTTCTTCCGAGACATTGCATGATTACAAAAAGAAATTGATAGAAGAGGTGTTTAACTGCAAGGTCTATGACTTTTACGGAAACGCAGAAAGGGTAGCAGCTATAGCAACATGCCCGGAAGGCAATTTACATGTGCTTCCTGAGTATGGCCTTGTGGAGTTTATAGACTGCAAGGACAGAGAGGGCTATAAAGAGATCATCGGGACATCTTTTATCAATATGTCAATGCCGCTCATAAGATATAGGACCGGAGATGTTGTCATCCCATCTGAAAAAGAGTGTAAATGCGGCAGAAAATCGCAGATGATCGATAAGATCATAGGCAGGTTGAGCGAGTTTGTCATTACGCCTGAAGGAAGATATGTAGGCATGATGGACTGTCTGTATAAAGGATTAAAGAATTTTATAGAGGCGCAGCTGATCCAGGAAGACAGAAAGAATATACGGGTAAAGGTCGTTCCAGATGTTGATTTTTCGGCCACAGATGAAGCTAATATCATAGAGAGGGTTCGGGTGCGGGTCGGATGCGGCATGAATATATCCGTAGAGAAGGTAGATTCTATCAGGCGCACAGGGAATGACAAGTTCAGAAGTGTCGTGTCTAAGTTAAAGGATAAAGGGATATGA
- the amrS gene encoding AmmeMemoRadiSam system radical SAM enzyme → MKKLDSNYEAKLYKKLSENRVQCELCPRMCVIAEGNTGFCKVRKNTNGTLYALSYGRAVRAAEEFIETEAVFHFEPGSRILSLGNVGCNLACSYCQNWRFSQIEHIDENSIFEYTPEDIVNMALERGIKILSWTYNDPVVWYEFVLDTARLAKKHGLYNLFKTALFVNPKAIEELMEVIDIFSISIKSMNDEYYRSLTTGWLKPVLDGAKKIFDGKRHHLEISNLVVTGASDKEEDYIELIDWVKHNLSGDVPLHFVRFHPNYKYTHVSRPSVDTIEKARELAKEAGIKHCYLGNVFSHEGTNTYCRVCNSLLVERMGLNATPAGIQANGRGYICSNCGTDAEIKMFQRKRRSHAKIKV, encoded by the coding sequence ATGAAAAAGTTAGACTCTAATTACGAGGCAAAGCTATACAAGAAGCTTAGCGAAAACAGGGTCCAGTGTGAACTCTGTCCCAGGATGTGCGTAATAGCAGAGGGCAATACTGGATTCTGCAAGGTCAGAAAAAATACAAACGGCACACTCTATGCCTTGAGTTATGGCAGGGCAGTGCGCGCAGCAGAGGAATTTATAGAGACAGAGGCAGTGTTTCACTTTGAGCCGGGAAGCCGCATACTCTCGCTCGGAAATGTAGGGTGCAACCTCGCATGCTCATATTGCCAGAACTGGAGATTTTCGCAGATAGAGCACATTGACGAAAACTCTATATTCGAATACACGCCTGAAGATATCGTAAACATGGCCCTGGAGCGCGGCATAAAGATACTCTCCTGGACATACAATGACCCAGTGGTGTGGTATGAGTTTGTGCTGGATACAGCGAGGCTCGCAAAAAAACACGGCCTGTATAATCTTTTCAAGACAGCGCTGTTTGTAAATCCTAAGGCCATTGAAGAGCTCATGGAGGTGATAGATATTTTCAGCATTTCCATAAAGAGCATGAATGATGAATATTACAGGAGTCTGACCACGGGGTGGCTCAAGCCAGTTCTGGATGGCGCGAAAAAGATCTTTGATGGCAAAAGGCATCATTTAGAGATAAGCAATTTAGTGGTCACAGGCGCAAGCGATAAAGAAGAGGATTATATTGAATTGATCGACTGGGTAAAGCATAACCTGTCAGGGGATGTGCCTCTTCATTTCGTGCGTTTTCACCCTAACTATAAATACACACATGTCTCAAGGCCGTCAGTAGATACGATTGAAAAGGCACGTGAGCTGGCAAAGGAGGCAGGCATAAAACACTGCTATCTCGGAAATGTCTTCAGTCATGAAGGCACGAATACGTATTGCAGGGTATGCAACAGTCTCCTTGTAGAGAGGATGGGGCTGAATGCAACACCTGCAGGTATTCAGGCGAATGGAAGGGGTTATATCTGTAGTAACTGCGGCACTGATGCAGAGATAAAGATGTTTCAGAGAAAGAGGAGGAGTCATGCAAAAATTAAAGTATAA
- a CDS encoding polysaccharide deacetylase family protein yields MAVKFKLKDIAKYACYYLGVSKAVLQLIERRSPRLLVFTYHRVSGPSEGGGYLAVSRDIFEQHVRYIKDNFKTVSMSDGLKALERGCSNEIYASINLDDGYMDNYLNAYPVLKKYGVPATIFLTTDYIGKEEVFWWDRVFNIQKSQFRTNKINSVLIDKDEKEHEPFISEMEKEHGVTNPAGPSKMLSWDEIRDMQNGLISFGSHTKTHRNLCLLSDDEVRRELMDSKSAIEKNIGQKVTEFAYPFGRFDKRVRRLAQEAGFKCARTTCGGINTKNTEMFLLNWIGMGPIPKTSFLSVWIASNLLRHALSSRSSVGTPRNDRTRSSK; encoded by the coding sequence ATGGCAGTAAAGTTTAAGCTCAAAGATATCGCTAAATACGCGTGTTATTACCTTGGCGTGTCAAAGGCCGTGCTCCAGCTGATAGAGAGGCGCAGCCCGAGATTACTGGTCTTTACGTATCACAGGGTATCCGGACCTTCTGAGGGCGGCGGATATCTGGCCGTTTCCAGGGATATATTTGAACAGCATGTGCGGTATATAAAGGATAATTTTAAAACAGTCTCCATGTCAGACGGCCTGAAGGCGCTGGAGCGCGGGTGTTCAAACGAAATATATGCCAGCATAAACCTGGACGACGGCTACATGGATAATTACCTGAATGCCTATCCTGTATTAAAGAAATACGGCGTGCCGGCTACTATATTTCTCACTACTGATTATATAGGTAAGGAAGAGGTGTTCTGGTGGGACAGGGTCTTTAATATCCAGAAGTCACAGTTTAGGACTAACAAGATAAACAGTGTATTGATAGATAAGGATGAAAAAGAACATGAACCTTTTATAAGTGAGATGGAAAAAGAACATGGAGTTACAAACCCTGCAGGCCCTTCAAAGATGTTGAGCTGGGATGAGATCAGAGATATGCAGAATGGCCTGATAAGCTTTGGCTCGCATACAAAGACTCACAGGAATCTGTGTTTATTGAGTGATGACGAAGTGCGCCGCGAACTCATGGATTCAAAGAGCGCAATAGAGAAGAACATCGGGCAGAAAGTCACGGAATTTGCCTATCCGTTTGGCAGGTTTGACAAGAGGGTAAGGCGCCTGGCGCAGGAGGCGGGCTTCAAGTGCGCGAGGACTACCTGCGGCGGGATCAACACTAAAAATACAGAAATGTTTTTATTGAACTGGATAGGCATGGGACCTATCCCAAAGACAAGCTTTTTATCAGTATGGATAGCGTCTAATTTATTGCGTCATGCCTTGTCGTCGCGATCTTCGGTCGGGACTCCTCGCAATGACAGAACCAGGAGTTCAAAGTGA